From a single Candidatus Defluviilinea gracilis genomic region:
- a CDS encoding DUF433 domain-containing protein, which yields MEKLITETVGNEPYQYYPLGEYVVRAPGVCNGRPTFKYTRIEITGTLDRLAAGENMDQIVAGYRNTISREAVIEAIQLIASQFVKSLPQLETA from the coding sequence ATGGAAAAGTTAATCACTGAAACCGTGGGGAACGAACCGTATCAATACTATCCGCTTGGAGAATACGTTGTCCGCGCGCCTGGGGTTTGTAATGGGCGTCCCACGTTCAAGTACACACGGATCGAGATCACTGGAACATTAGACCGTTTAGCCGCAGGCGAGAACATGGACCAAATCGTTGCGGGGTACCGCAATACAATTTCGCGCGAGGCGGTCATTGAAGCAATCCAACTGATCGCCAGTCAATTCGTCAAGTCATTGCCTCAATTGGAAACAGCCTGA
- a CDS encoding LysM peptidoglycan-binding domain-containing protein, with product MTKRIVQIALVFMLLIASFASAGGARAWAQCPAYVTVQWGDTLGGIALTCDTTVDAIRAANPGLGWWLYAGQTLYIPTGYSQPPVSQPTYGGTYTVQWGDTIGIISQKTGASVAALLAVNPQITNPGLIYAGQVIYLPVGAGTPPPNYPPPPPPSSPTQPPSADFFKLVKITYKDGLYIRNAPGGTKILSSAMPNTYWYVNTSKVQRLADGSVWIEVKLGEQIDGCWTGWMLVKDFLGRYFTSPKIE from the coding sequence ATGACCAAGAGAATCGTTCAAATCGCGCTGGTTTTCATGCTCCTGATCGCGTCCTTCGCTTCGGCGGGAGGAGCGCGGGCGTGGGCGCAATGTCCCGCCTACGTCACCGTCCAATGGGGCGACACGCTCGGCGGCATCGCGCTGACGTGCGATACCACCGTGGACGCCATCCGCGCCGCCAACCCCGGGCTGGGATGGTGGCTCTACGCCGGGCAGACGCTCTACATCCCCACTGGATATTCCCAGCCGCCCGTTTCACAACCGACGTATGGCGGCACCTACACCGTGCAATGGGGCGACACCATCGGCATTATCTCCCAAAAGACCGGGGCAAGCGTAGCCGCGTTGCTTGCGGTGAATCCGCAGATCACGAATCCAGGTCTCATTTACGCGGGACAAGTGATCTACCTGCCTGTCGGCGCTGGCACGCCTCCGCCGAATTATCCCCCGCCGCCTCCGCCATCCTCCCCCACCCAGCCTCCAAGCGCGGACTTCTTCAAGCTGGTGAAGATCACGTACAAAGACGGGTTATACATCCGCAATGCGCCCGGCGGGACGAAGATCCTTTCCTCCGCCATGCCGAACACGTATTGGTACGTCAACACTAGCAAGGTACAACGCCTCGCAGACGGCTCGGTATGGATCGAGGTCAAACTCGGCGAACAGATCGACGGCTGTTGGACCGGCTGGATGCTGGTGAAAGATTTCCTCGGCAGATACTTTACCTCGCCAAAAATCGAGTGA
- a CDS encoding SDR family NAD(P)-dependent oxidoreductase: protein MQNMKVKRAIIVGASSGIGAELALTLAREGYQLVLLARREEKLKTLCQRIRSEIREGLARFIVHDVTDFDSVPMDFLQAIELLGGLDLIVFNSGVLIPTGKHEFNFSKDMEVMQTNILGAMAWLNQAAAYFQSQGRGQIVGISSVGGERGRSGAPAYNTSKAAFNTYLESLRNRLSRYGVHILTVKPGFISTDMLQNAGASFWVAPVETAVSDIWRGIRQRRQEIYTPGRWRWIAWFLRHAPSSLMRRLAV from the coding sequence ATGCAAAATATGAAAGTGAAACGCGCGATTATCGTCGGCGCTTCCAGCGGTATCGGCGCGGAACTGGCGCTCACACTCGCCCGCGAGGGATATCAACTCGTTTTGCTGGCGAGGCGCGAAGAGAAACTCAAAACGCTTTGTCAGCGCATTCGATCCGAGATTCGGGAAGGACTTGCTCGCTTCATCGTTCACGATGTTACCGATTTCGATTCCGTTCCGATGGACTTTCTACAAGCCATCGAACTCCTCGGCGGATTGGATTTGATCGTCTTCAACTCGGGAGTTCTAATCCCCACAGGAAAACACGAGTTCAATTTTTCGAAAGATATGGAGGTCATGCAAACCAACATTCTCGGCGCGATGGCATGGCTCAATCAGGCGGCCGCCTATTTTCAATCGCAAGGCCGCGGGCAGATCGTAGGCATCAGCTCGGTCGGCGGCGAGCGCGGACGAAGCGGCGCGCCTGCCTACAACACATCGAAAGCTGCGTTCAACACCTATCTCGAATCGCTTCGGAATCGCCTGTCCCGATATGGCGTGCATATCTTGACCGTAAAACCGGGTTTTATTTCCACCGACATGCTTCAAAATGCCGGCGCAAGTTTCTGGGTTGCGCCGGTAGAGACCGCAGTGTCGGATATCTGGCGCGGAATCCGTCAACGGCGGCAGGAGATATACACGCCCGGTCGTTGGAGATGGATCGCATGGTTTTTGCGCCATGCGCCATCCTCCCTGATGAGGCGGCTGGCGGTCTAG
- a CDS encoding permease: MNLFETSQFAFSKATETFFGLWPLLLLSVVISVALKLFIDQDRVAAFLKRNQRNSVVMSTALAVATPFCSCGTTAVVLGMMASTIPWAPIVAFLVASPLTSPQQMIYSAGLFGWPFAIAFMASSIILGLTGGAFAGFVESRGWLKDQARLSSQRETASPALEPLPRPGKPKVTVRATLREFFEVSWKLALMFFGFSFIGYFLNELIPQDWIQNVFGSGETFSIPLAALLGIPFYLNTEASMPIVRAFMDSGMSEGAALAFLITGAGTSIGALTGALTIARWRVIAIVLGTLVAGAIIIGMVYDLLTPLIMI; this comes from the coding sequence ATGAACCTGTTCGAAACATCTCAGTTTGCCTTCAGTAAAGCCACAGAGACCTTTTTCGGTCTTTGGCCCCTTCTCTTATTGAGCGTTGTCATCAGTGTGGCGCTCAAACTCTTCATAGACCAAGACCGCGTGGCGGCCTTCCTCAAACGCAACCAACGTAACAGTGTCGTTATGTCCACCGCGCTCGCTGTGGCTACCCCATTTTGTTCGTGCGGCACCACAGCTGTGGTTCTCGGCATGATGGCTTCCACCATTCCATGGGCGCCCATTGTGGCGTTCCTTGTCGCATCTCCGCTGACCTCTCCTCAACAAATGATCTATAGCGCTGGGTTGTTTGGCTGGCCATTCGCCATTGCCTTCATGGCATCCTCCATCATTTTGGGATTGACTGGCGGAGCATTCGCCGGATTTGTCGAATCGCGCGGCTGGCTGAAGGATCAAGCCCGCCTCTCTTCCCAACGTGAAACTGCCTCGCCAGCGCTTGAGCCACTTCCCCGCCCCGGCAAACCAAAGGTCACTGTTCGGGCGACTTTGCGTGAATTTTTTGAGGTGTCGTGGAAATTAGCATTGATGTTCTTTGGCTTCTCCTTCATTGGCTATTTTCTGAACGAGTTGATTCCGCAAGACTGGATTCAAAATGTTTTCGGTTCCGGAGAGACCTTCAGCATTCCACTCGCGGCATTACTCGGAATTCCTTTCTATCTCAATACCGAGGCTTCCATGCCAATCGTCCGCGCCTTCATGGATTCGGGCATGAGCGAGGGGGCAGCGCTGGCATTCCTGATCACGGGCGCAGGCACGTCCATAGGCGCGCTGACCGGCGCGCTCACCATTGCCCGCTGGCGTGTGATCGCCATCGTGCTCGGGACATTAGTCGCCGGCGCGATCATCATCGGGATGGTATACGATCTGCTTACCCCACTCATCATGATCTAG
- a CDS encoding alpha/beta hydrolase, with translation MRPIFPYALRLLGILLAPPLLTLIVLTCRLPITSSGALYLLVGSLLVLGLIAVPLSYKQSLKLIFAGALGFCLVIAARSILMGQNQSSEIRMVTLPEGHGPRWLGSIIDEQDALIFGEELFHFIGGDSTREHEGLVPAFEAAYSEMRTQGMYPSPIISTYLNLQQPDAFDAVIIQPREQPTFGVIFLHGFMGNVTAQCWEIAQAVKDIGGMTVCPSTEWTGQWWKPRGHQILKRTFEYLRRQGITRFYLGGFSNGGFSMGRLASELGNESGLVGLFFIDGFTNGTGVRGMGLPVLIIEGARDERVPPAMARQFAAEVGELGTYVEIDSDHFLIVKKPEEIENAIHTWLNGQMNP, from the coding sequence ATGCGACCGATTTTTCCCTATGCGCTCCGCCTGCTGGGTATTCTTCTTGCGCCGCCTCTGCTGACGCTGATCGTTTTAACCTGTAGACTGCCGATAACAAGTTCGGGAGCGCTGTATCTGCTCGTCGGCTCACTGCTTGTGCTTGGATTGATCGCTGTCCCTCTGTCATACAAACAATCCCTGAAATTGATCTTCGCCGGTGCGCTCGGATTCTGTCTAGTCATCGCCGCCCGATCGATTCTCATGGGGCAGAATCAGTCATCCGAAATTCGCATGGTCACACTGCCCGAAGGGCACGGTCCGCGCTGGCTGGGTTCTATCATTGACGAACAGGACGCTCTCATTTTTGGCGAGGAGTTGTTTCATTTCATTGGAGGCGATTCCACTCGCGAGCATGAGGGTCTTGTCCCTGCTTTCGAGGCGGCATACTCCGAGATGAGAACTCAAGGCATGTACCCATCTCCTATCATCAGCACGTATCTGAACCTTCAACAACCAGACGCCTTCGATGCGGTCATTATTCAGCCGCGGGAACAGCCGACATTTGGAGTGATCTTTCTCCACGGCTTCATGGGAAACGTCACAGCGCAGTGTTGGGAAATTGCGCAAGCCGTAAAAGACATCGGCGGCATGACCGTTTGCCCATCCACAGAATGGACAGGTCAATGGTGGAAACCGCGCGGTCATCAGATCCTGAAACGTACTTTTGAGTATCTTAGAAGGCAAGGTATAACAAGATTCTATCTCGGCGGTTTTTCCAATGGGGGCTTCAGTATGGGGCGTTTGGCTTCCGAATTGGGGAACGAAAGCGGACTTGTCGGCTTGTTCTTTATTGACGGCTTCACGAACGGGACCGGTGTCAGAGGGATGGGTTTGCCTGTTCTCATCATTGAAGGCGCGCGCGATGAACGAGTCCCACCTGCGATGGCGCGTCAATTTGCGGCGGAGGTTGGAGAGTTGGGAACCTACGTGGAAATAGATAGCGATCATTTTCTGATCGTGAAAAAGCCCGAGGAAATAGAGAACGCCATCCATACATGGCTGAACGGGCAAATGAATCCTTGA
- a CDS encoding VOC family protein, producing the protein MKQRLHLVTLGVRDFEKSKKFYEETLGWKPASASSDDVAFFQAGGVVFTIYPREKLAEDALTSAKGSGFAGFTLAYNARSETEVDEIIADLKSKGVKIVKEPQKVFWGGYSSYFADPDGFLWEVAYNPYFSFDQSGNLLPT; encoded by the coding sequence ATGAAACAACGTTTACATCTTGTCACTTTGGGCGTGAGGGATTTCGAGAAGTCGAAAAAATTTTACGAGGAAACTCTCGGCTGGAAGCCAGCCAGCGCGAGCAGTGACGATGTCGCTTTTTTTCAGGCGGGAGGCGTTGTGTTTACGATTTATCCGCGCGAGAAGTTGGCAGAAGATGCGTTGACATCCGCAAAAGGGAGCGGCTTTGCAGGGTTCACATTGGCATACAACGCAAGAAGCGAAACGGAAGTGGACGAGATCATCGCGGACTTGAAATCAAAAGGCGTGAAGATCGTGAAAGAACCGCAGAAGGTCTTTTGGGGCGGGTACAGTTCTTATTTTGCCGACCCCGATGGGTTTCTGTGGGAGGTGGCGTACAATCCGTATTTTTCATTCGATCAAAGTGGAAATTTGCTGCCTACCTGA
- a CDS encoding putative toxin-antitoxin system toxin component, PIN family: MADRVVFDTSAMISGLLWKGKSYHCLLLARTGVIRSVYCNPMLAELTEKLREKFKYTENQIHTVVADIRKYGEQVEIPGELKMVHADADDDKFIECAIAGNASFIISSDNHLLTIGEYQKIKILSPGEFISHFA, encoded by the coding sequence ATGGCGGATCGCGTTGTTTTCGACACAAGCGCAATGATTTCGGGTCTATTGTGGAAAGGAAAATCCTATCATTGCCTGCTGTTGGCGCGGACTGGGGTAATTCGATCTGTGTATTGCAATCCGATGCTGGCTGAGCTCACTGAAAAGTTACGCGAAAAATTCAAGTATACAGAAAATCAAATCCACACGGTCGTTGCCGATATTCGTAAATATGGGGAACAGGTTGAAATACCCGGAGAGTTGAAAATGGTTCACGCAGATGCTGATGATGATAAATTTATCGAATGCGCGATTGCAGGGAATGCATCCTTTATCATATCAAGCGACAACCATTTGCTGACGATTGGCGAATATCAAAAAATCAAGATTCTTTCGCCTGGCGAATTTATTTCTCACTTTGCATAA
- a CDS encoding DUF1786 domain-containing protein encodes MKILTVDIGTGTQDIFLYDSNLDLENGFKLVLPSPTMMVHRRLKQSLLSRTPILLTGHQMGGGPSAWAIEEYARAGIPVYMTPSAATTINDELEKVEALGIKIVGEDEVEGLKWKVESLELRDFDFELISKTFRDYGVSLDDLSAIAVAVFDHGNAPAGVSDRQFRFDYLDERIKAKNSLSAFAYLSHDVPKIMTRLQSVVDSAGELPCPLVVMDTAPAAVFGANFDPQVTARKKKIICNVGNFHTLAFRLGKKGIEGVFEHHTGEIDLQKLEQLIHKLADGSLKHEDVFNDMGHGALMYTDEVFEFGKDEFDVVVTGPRRSMFSLTPTLSHRERGSLRPYFSVPFGDMMIAGCFGLLAATGEVLPGLGEAIQRSLRGEGRRGVAPWDAG; translated from the coding sequence ATGAAAATTCTCACAGTAGACATCGGCACAGGCACGCAGGATATTTTCCTCTACGATTCGAATCTCGACCTCGAGAACGGATTCAAACTCGTCCTGCCTTCGCCGACCATGATGGTTCATCGCCGCCTCAAGCAGTCGCTTCTTTCGCGGACCCCGATCCTGCTCACCGGGCATCAAATGGGAGGCGGTCCTTCGGCGTGGGCAATCGAAGAATACGCGCGGGCAGGGATTCCCGTGTACATGACCCCGTCTGCGGCGACGACGATCAATGATGAGTTGGAGAAGGTGGAGGCGTTGGGGATAAAGATAGTTGGAGAAGATGAGGTTGAAGGTTTAAAGTGGAAAGTGGAAAGTTTGGAGTTGAGGGATTTTGATTTTGAGTTGATTTCCAAGACGTTCAGGGATTATGGTGTTTCACTTGATGACTTATCTGCAATCGCGGTGGCGGTGTTCGATCATGGCAATGCGCCTGCGGGGGTTTCGGATCGGCAGTTTCGGTTTGATTATTTGGATGAAAGAATAAAAGCCAAGAACTCACTTTCTGCGTTTGCTTATTTATCACACGATGTTCCAAAAATAATGACGCGCTTGCAATCGGTTGTCGATTCGGCGGGAGAGTTGCCATGTCCGCTGGTGGTGATGGATACGGCTCCCGCGGCGGTGTTTGGAGCAAACTTTGATCCTCAAGTGACTGCGCGGAAAAAGAAAATCATTTGCAACGTGGGCAACTTCCACACGCTGGCGTTTCGTCTGGGCAAAAAGGGGATCGAGGGAGTCTTTGAGCATCACACGGGCGAGATTGATTTGCAGAAACTCGAACAGTTGATTCATAAACTTGCAGATGGTTCCTTGAAACACGAAGATGTCTTCAATGACATGGGTCATGGCGCGTTGATGTACACCGATGAGGTGTTTGAGTTTGGGAAGGATGAATTCGATGTGGTGGTGACGGGACCGAGGCGGAGCATGTTCTCCCTCACCCCTACCCTCTCCCACAGGGAGAGGGGGAGTCTGCGACCGTATTTTTCTGTCCCGTTCGGGGATATGATGATCGCGGGGTGCTTCGGTCTGCTGGCGGCAACAGGGGAGGTCCTGCCAGGGTTGGGCGAGGCAATTCAAAGGTCGTTGAGAGGCGAGGGCAGGCGCGGAGTCGCTCCGTGGGACGCGGGATAA